CTGCTCTCGGGTTCGCTCGACCATCACCACGGCGTCCGCGCCGGGCGGCATCACCGCGCCGGTCGAGATTTCGACGGCCTCGTCTTCCGAGACTTCGGTGTCGGGTTCTTCGCCCGCGTGGACGACGCCGGTCAGTTCCAGTGGATTGGGGTCTGTCTCGTCGGCCCCGAAGGTGTCGCGCGCTCGAACCGCGTAGCCGTCCATGCTCGCGCGGTCGAACCCCGGCACGTCGAGGTCGGCGTCGAGTCGTTCGGCCAGTACGCGCCCGCGTGCTTCCGCCAGCGGGACGCTCTCGGTCGCTGGCACGAGGTCCAAGTCCGCGATGGCCTCGCGGGCGGCCTCGGGGCTCGCGAGGTCCCGAAACTCCTTGCGTTCGCTCATGGCCTTCGCTTGGTCGCCATCAGGGATAAACTTCCGTACCGCGGTAGACTGCGTTCCGTACTGGCGTCTCAGGCTGTCGCCTGCTTCCACGCTTTCAGCCCGACGACTTCACCGTCGAGTTCGTCGGTCGGGGCGTTCGTCGCGGCCCAGAGAAAGAGTCCGGCTACGTCTTCGGGGTCCCGGCCCTGTCCGCCGGTGAGGTCGGTGGCTACCTGTCCGGGGTCCACGACCCCGACCGACTGGTCGAGTTCCGTGGCGAACCCGCGTACGACCGCCTCCGTGGCGGCCTTCGAGACTGCGTAGGAACCGTACCCCGGCTTGGTCTCGCGGGCGACGCTACCGGAGGGAACGAGGACGCGGGCGTCGTCGGCGAGATGCGGCAGTGCCTCCTGTATCGCGGCGAAGACGCCGCGAACGTTCGTTCTGAGCGTGTCGTCGAAGGACGCGTACGGCTCTTCGGTCAGCGGCGTCTCTCCCGGCGCGCCGTGGTAGACGCCAGCGCAGGCGACGACCACGTCGATGCCGTCGCCGCCAGCGCGAGCGGCCGTCTCCATCAACCGCTCCACGTCGAACTCGTCGCGCACGTCGGCGCGAACCGTCTCGATGCTCTCGGGGAGGGCGTCTAACTCGTCCTGCTCGCGGGCACACGCGACGACCGTCGCGCCCTCGTCGGCGAAGCTTCGGGCGACTGCCGCGCCGATGCCCCGACTCGCGCCGGTGACGACGACTGTCTGTCCGTCCATGTGGCTTCCGTCGGCGCGGATACACAAACCGGTTTCTGCTCGTGGCTCACGACGACGACCCGTGACTGTCTGCGTCTTTCGCCGCTGTTAAATCCGGCCGTGAGAGACTCGTCCGCATGTTCCGACTCGGCCACTACGGCGTCGCACTCTTGCTGTACGCCCCCGTCGGTGGGTGGCTACTCACCACCGGCAACCCCTCGCTGGCGATTCTCGGCGGTGCGGCCGTCCTCTGGTTGACGATGGTCCCCGACTTGGACGTTCGCGTGCCGTTCGTCTCGCACCGCGGGCCGACCCACACGTTGCCGTTCGTCGGCGGCGTAGCGGCTCTCGTCTGGTTCGGCGGCACCGCCGCGGGACTCGGGTCGGTCGCTCTGGGTCCGACCGACGTGCGCACCTTCGCGGCGGGCGTCGTCGCGCTCTCGTTGTCGGCCCATCTGCTCGCGGACGTGCTCACGCCGATGGGCGTCGCGGTGCTGTGGCCACTCTCGGGCGAGCGATACTCGCTCTCTGTGGCACCGGCCGACAGCACGCTCGCGAACTACTCGCTGTTCGCGCTCGGCGTCGCGGCGAGCGCGGCCACGCTGTTCCTCGGCGTAACGTAGCTTGCCACGGTCACGCCAAGCCTTTTCAGTGTCCCGGTCTTTCTACCGCTGTGACTCCCAACCCCCACGACAACGCTCCAGGACTGGCCGACGACGCCCTGTTGGCCCCGTTCCGCGAGCGCAACGACCCCGTGTTGACGACCGACGAGGTAGTCGATTCGGTGCCGTTCGGACGTGGTGCCGCTCGGGAGGCCCTCGACCGCCTGAACGAGGCCGGGACAATCGAACGGAAAGCTGTCGGCGACGACGCCGTCTGGTGGTTGCCCGGCTACACGG
The sequence above is a segment of the Halorussus halophilus genome. Coding sequences within it:
- a CDS encoding SDR family oxidoreductase; translated protein: MDGQTVVVTGASRGIGAAVARSFADEGATVVACAREQDELDALPESIETVRADVRDEFDVERLMETAARAGGDGIDVVVACAGVYHGAPGETPLTEEPYASFDDTLRTNVRGVFAAIQEALPHLADDARVLVPSGSVARETKPGYGSYAVSKAATEAVVRGFATELDQSVGVVDPGQVATDLTGGQGRDPEDVAGLFLWAATNAPTDELDGEVVGLKAWKQATA
- a CDS encoding metal-dependent hydrolase, with the translated sequence MFRLGHYGVALLLYAPVGGWLLTTGNPSLAILGGAAVLWLTMVPDLDVRVPFVSHRGPTHTLPFVGGVAALVWFGGTAAGLGSVALGPTDVRTFAAGVVALSLSAHLLADVLTPMGVAVLWPLSGERYSLSVAPADSTLANYSLFALGVAASAATLFLGVT